In Anomaloglossus baeobatrachus isolate aAnoBae1 chromosome 10, aAnoBae1.hap1, whole genome shotgun sequence, the genomic window ATGttgttaaaggagttttccactactACTGTGACCCCCTTTtatttgtcctaactcttcctaactaacacttttgcACTACTGTCTGTGACCAGGAATCTGCATTTTGATGCTGATCAGTCAGGGGCCACACAGCCCCAGGCCAGGCAGGATGCACTATGACTCCTTAAAGagattttccactactaatgtgacccctttcatttgtcctaactcttcctaactaacactttcccatTATACTTCTACCTACCCTGCTTCTGTAAGCTTATCTCTCTGCGGCACCtatattcctatgttgatgttTTAGCTTTGATCCTTCCTGTCTGTAGACCGGaatcggaccaactgagcagggcacgACATTAGTGGAGGCGGGGATGCCTGTctctgagtgacagcagtctgagcgtgcatgcccagatcacactgcactctcctctcagcctgctTTACGGCACTTGTCACATCAAAGCACAGCACTGTAATGTGAAAATCATTAGACAGTATATTACAGTGCACCATCCGCACATTGCAGTACTTGTCATTTGAAAACACCACACTCTAAAGCAGGCTGAGAGGAGAGTaaagtgtgatctgggcatgcgtACCCACCCTattgtcactcacagagaggcagccctATTCCCACCAGTGTCGGGCCGTGCTCAGTTTGTCCGATTCCGGTCTCCAAACAGGAAGGATCAAAGCCAAaacatcaacataggaatataCATGCCGCAGAGAGATAAGCTTAAGGAACAGGGTACGTAGCAGAAGTATATTGAGAAAGTGTTAGTTAGaaagagttaggacaaatgaaagggggtcacattagtagttGAAAACCTCTTTAAGGAGTCATAGTGCATCCTACCTGGCCTGGGGCTGTGTGGCCCCTGACTGATCAGCATCAAAATGCAGATTCCTGTTCACAGACAGTAGTGCGTATAATGgacttgtgagtagagatgagcggacattTGTATGTGGCTAGTATACAGTTTGGAATTATTTACCCTGTGCATCTCTGCAGTATACTCAGTATATGGAAGGACAGTCAGTGGAAGCCGCCCGTACAGTATTCGAGAGAGCTTGTCGGACCCATTTGCCGCTGAAATTCACTCTTCACCTCCAATGGGCTTTTTTCGAAGAAAAGCACGGTATGTCTCATAGTTTAGCTAGTAGACAGTTTTTTTGCATTGTCCTTCCATGTTCTGCAGTGGGTTTTTTTTCCCATCcaataaataaatacacaacttTTGTTTCTATATGGTTTCTTTTTTTTGGTCCCTAGGAGAACTAGACTCTGCTCGGGCTATCTTGCGTAACCTAGAAAAGGTGTTACCTGGAGTTGTCCTGGTACGTCTGAGGCTCGTCAACTTTGAGCGACGCAATGGAAATCTGGACGAGGCAGAGAGATTGCTCCGAGAATCTGCACAAAACAGCAGTAGCCCAGATATGGCAGCATTTTATACTATCAAGCTTGCACGACTTCTGCTAAAGCTGAAAAATGATCCAGAAAAGGCCAGAGACCTATTGATGGAAGCTATCAAGAAGGAACCGGTGAGAAAGCATTAAGAGTTAAAGGAGTTCTTCAGCGCTGCTTGCTTCCTACCACAGCAGTAAGTGGGGAGATAGACAGATGCCTGCCAGGGACATGTGCATTATCTGCAGGCCTCATGCAACTCTCCTTTTCATTCGATTAGGATGTGTATCTGCCAGTACGTGGGCCGAACCATGCGTGTATGCTGGAAGTCATCTGTCTACCACAACGTCCACAGCTCTGTTCTCCTcccatgggcggcacagtggctcagtggttagcactgcagtcttgcagcgctggggtcctgggttcaaatcccaccaaggacaccatctgcaaggagtttgtatgttctccccgtgtttgcgtgggtttcctccgggttctccggtttcctcccacactccaaagacatacatgtATCtatcatacagatagggactctagattgtgagccccaatgtggacagtgttgcaaatgtatgtaaagtgctgtggaattaatagcgctatataaatgaataaaattattaataattataattattacaGAAGTGGGCAAAGCTAAAGAACACTTtttagttatggctctcggaatgtGGTGCTAGAAAATTAAGCACTGCCTCCTTAGACCATATTCATACACCGAAATGTTTggacagtatttgtaagccaaaataagAAGTGATTCTAAAGTACAGGACAGGTGTGCATCTTTAATAGTTCTACAGTTTAGAAGGACGGCGGGAAAGACCAGGAGATCAAAATGTGGTCTTGTCTTGTGAACTATCAAGGGAGTAgcctatatatacatacagtcatggacgaaagtgttggcagccttgaaattgtaccagaaagtgaagtatttctgCCAGAAAATTATTTTAATTACATATATTTTGTTATACCCATGTTTTATTCCTCTCTGTGTATTGGAGCagcacaaaaaaagaaaagaaaaaaagtcaaattggacataatttcatacaaatctccaaaaattgttggcacctttacaaAATTGTGAGTACACAACCTTGTTTAAAGCATTTGATGCTCATCCAAacccacctgtggcaagtaacagatgtgggcaatatgaaaatcacacttaaaatcagataaaaaggggagaagttgaactaatctttgcattgtgtgtctgtgtgtgccacactaagcatggagaacagaaagaggagaaaaagagaattttgtttacttaccgtaaattctttttcttatagttccgacatgggagacccaaaccatgggtgtatagcttctgcctccggaggacacacaaagtactacactcaaacgtgtagctcctccctccgggctatatacaccccctggatgacaatctaaccagttcagtgcaaaagctgaaggaggacatccacccataagtagagatagagtaaaactcggaaagaccggaactctgtctactaacagccggtgaaacacacggaacaaaaaactgccaacaggcaacagggagggtgctgggtctcccatgtcggaactataagaaaaagaatttacggtaagtaaacaaaattctctttttcttcatcgttccttatgggagacccaaaccatgggacgttccaaagcagtccatgggtgggaaataaaccaaactgagaagtaggcaaaacctaacttcacaaatgggcgacagccgcctgaagaatgcgtctgcccaagctcgcatctgccgaagcatgagcatgcacttggtagtgcttcgaaaaggtgtgcagactggaccacgtggcagcctgacaaacctgctgagccgtagcctggtgcctgaaagcccaggaggcaccgacagctctggtcgagtgcgccttaatccctggcggaggaggcacctgagaacactggtaggcatcggtgatagccgacctgatccaacgagctagggtcggtttagaagcagcgagacccttgcgctgaccagtggttagcacaaaaagtgaggtgcaccgcctaaaaacggcggtgcgtgacacatagattcggagcgcccgcaccaaatctaaggaatgcaacgccttctcaaagcgatgcacaggggccggacaaagagaaggcaatgaaatgtcctggttaaggtggaaaggagacaccaccttagggagaaagtccggagtcggacgaagaaccaccttgtcttggtgaaacaccaaaaagggggattccgaagaaagcgcagccaaatcagaaactctcctgagagaagttatggctactagaaaaacaactttctgtgaaagtctaaacaaaggaacctccctgagaggctcaaaggggggtttctgtaaggccgtgaggaccagattaaggtcccagggatccaagggccgccggtaaggaggaatgatgtgagatgcgccctgcatgaaggtgcgcacctgagccagtcgggcgatacgccgctggaacaataccgacagagccgacacctgtcccttgagggaattgagggacagtcctagctgtagaccggactgtagaaaagacaggatggtcggcaaggagaacggccaaggagcatggtcggaagagcgacaccaggacaggaaaatcctccaagtcctgtggtaaatcttggccgaggaagacttccgagcctgagtcatagtggagatgacctcagagggaatgcctgaagccgtcaggatccaggactcaagagccacgccgtcaatctgagagccgcagaattctggcggaagaacggaccttgagagagaaggtctgggcggtccgggaggtgccacggcacccctacggacagacggagcaggtctgggtaccaagctcgcctgggccagtccggagcaatgattatgactcgacggccctccattccgatcttgcgcagaaccctgggcaagagagctagagggggaaacacataggccagacggaactgagaccaatcttgaaccagtgcgtccgctgcgaaggcttgaggatcgtgggagcgagccacgtaaaccggaaccttgttgttgtgccgggaagccattagatccacttccggagtgccccacttgcggcagattgatctgaacactgacggatgcagggcccactcgccgctgtccacggtttgacggctgagataatcggcctcccagttttccacgcctgggatgtggactgcagatatggtggacttggagtcctccgtccactggaggattcgttgaacctccaacatcgccagacggctgtgagtcccgccctggtgattgatgtaggcaaccgctgtcgcgttgtccgactgaactcgaatgtgcctgcccgccaacaggtggtgaaaggcttggagagctagaaacacagctctgatctccagcacattgatcgagagggctgattcggacggagtccaagtgccctgtgctcggtgatggagaaatactgctccccaaccggagaggctggcatccgtggtgaggatcacccaggacggagtcaggaaggagcgtccctgtgacagagagaggggccgaagccaccactgaagggagctcctggtctgtgacgacagagccaccagcctgtgcaaggaagagatccgcgtgtcccaacagcggagaatgtccagctgcaggggacgcagatggaactgggcaaagggaaccgcttccattgacgccaccatctgacctagcacctgcatgaggtgtctgatggaatgacggcggtgcctcagcagagagcgcaccgccagacgaagggactgctgtttgactaagggcaacttgacaagtgccggcagagtctcgaattgcatccccaggtaaagaagcacctgggtcggggtcagagtggacttgggcaggttgacaagccacccgaactgaacgagcgtggcgagagtgagtgagacactccgctggcagtctgcactggatgaggccttgactagaaggtcgtccaggtaaggaatcactgccaacccctggaggtgcagaaccgcaaccactgctgccatgaccttggtgaatactcgaggggccgtggctaagccgaaggggagagccacgaattggaaatgttcctctccgattgcaaagcgtagccaacactggtgtgaaaccgcaataggcacatgcagataggcatctctgatgtcgatggatgccagaaaatctccttgggtcattgaggcaatgaccgatctcagagattccatgcgaaagtgccgcacctgaacatgcttgttgagaagcttgagatccaggatgggccggaaggaaccgtccttcttggggactagaaagaggtttgagtaaaaaccgctgaaccgttcccgggcgggaaccggaacaattacaccgttggcctgcagggatgccacggcctgagagaaggcggcggctttggagcaggggggggtagacagaaaaaatctgtttggcgggctggaagaaaattctattctgtagccgtgggagatgatatctcgcacccactgatcggagacgtgttgaaaccacacgtcgccaaagtgggagagcctgccaccgaccaaggacgttgctggcgcagccagacagtcaagaggaggctgccttagtggcagcggctcctccggtcttttgaggatgcggcttcgcgcgccagttgggtttacgatccttggctgcggtagtggacgaggtcgagggcttagaggatgaccagttagaggaacgaaaggaacgaaacctcgattggttcctgccctggacaagtttcctggttttagtcagggctgtggagtcggagtcggagtcgtggagtcggagtcggagctagttttgggtggagtcggagtcggtagaaatgtaccgactccgactccagcttTAAAGAAAATGTATTAATATTTCATAATTGAACTTTCATATGAATTTTATAAATGTTACTCAATTATTTATGTTCTATCAAACTATGAACAACAGTGATAAGCAGTTCTGCTGGAGATAGAGACATTTCTTATTTCTTGTGTGTCACTGTTCACTGCCCTTATCTATTCTTATACTTGGTTAACTTCATGCTGCCCCAACCCCCCTACTTACAATGTATGAAACTGAAAGTGAAAATGTGTTGCTAATTCTTAGTAGTAAAGCTCCTCCTCTAGACTAGATCATACTAGGTGTGCATCTTCTTCCAAGCATCTCACAGCTGCCTGCTACTCAGAAGAGGAAGACTGTAAGAAGTAttatcctttcaacaaactttgcatcagttAACTGTGAGTACATGAGGAATAATAATAACAGTATTACTGACCAGTATATCAGTTGTACGACCTGGCAATAATTTTGTATAATTGTTTTTTAGGAAAAACAATTGTCATTtggattgtgaatgcagaattaaaaacctgagaatgtcaaagaagcatcacattaaatcagctgtatttgaacatttcaccatcactcaagatagaaaacattatgtctgtcagtgtatgacaaatgatccagacgaaaacaaatgctgtgaagccaagataagtgcatattCAGGCAAAGATAAAAATGCTCCTACCAGAGCTTCTAATCTAAAGAGACATTTACAGCGCTTCCATCCAGAAGTACTGAAAGCAGTGGATGAGAAAGACTGCACCCAAACCAAAGAACCAGTGCCCAGCTCTTCCAGCCAAACAGAGGAGCAGAGAACTTTGCAGCCATCAGTTGCAAGATATTTTgtcagtgacaaagttactgtgacAATGACAGTAGATACATTTAAAAAACAGATCATAGAGCTTGTTGTAAAGGATAGTGTGCCTATTTCATTATTTTCACGACCAGCTTTTATGTGTTTGAATGGGGAAATGGCCGCAAGCTTGGTGTTTCTCTGGAGAGAgagagtattagaaaattagtaatcgaagaagcttttaaacaaaaggaagaacttaaaaaaactctcaagggacgctttgtgtttcttaaaatggatgcctgcacacgtcacagagtgaactattttgccatcaatgtccgGTTTGTTTGTGACAAAAATGAAATAATTACCAAAACATTGGCAGTAAAAGACaccaaagctcatcacaccagtgagtttctccaggtcttggtggaaaaggttctgcaagactatgaacttaaaaaagagcaagttctttctgtcgtaactgacaatgcttcaaatatgataagtgctattaagctaatgaatgagagtaatgatggTGACCAGCAGCTAGAAGAACATTCTGGGTCCACTGACACAGAAATGTTTGAAATAGAGGAACACAGTATTGTAACTGAGGAGCAAACTGAAGTTGCTTCAGATGAACTGCAACATGATAGTTTAGATAATCTTGTTGAAACTGTGTCAATGCGATCTttcattcatcacatgcgctgtgttgtgcatacgctacagctggctataagagacagtctgcaagaaggacatgctgctgcactgattggcaaggtgagaaaattggctactgttgccagaacccctaaagttgactcaattttgaagagacgtgctggaaaaggggcaattattgatcaagccacacgatggggcagtacttacttaatgattcagcgcttggttgaactgaaaacctttcttgtagacatggctaatcctcaactgacgctaaatgaaagtcagtggaatcaggtgactgagctggaaaaattgctagagcacccatttacagtgactaaaaaattacaagcagagGACTTAACTCCAGGTATTTTCTTAAAGGAGTGGAGGAACCTGATGTttcgcctgtcccaaagaggagggttaattgcaagtggcattgctacatcaatgaaacggagagaggagctactattacaaaataacattcttttggcagctgtttatgtagacCCAATGCATCGGATTCTTCTAGATGATCAACAGCTAAGTAAAGGGAAAGAAGCTCTGTTTGAAATAGCAGTAAGGATGAAAGGGTTGCAGAACAGTCAGGAGGAACAAGAAGAATTTGGTCGTCCTGCCACATCTTCAGCCTCATCATCAATTGATGAAGAATTTAATATCGAAAAATATTTGGATCACAAGGACCGTGCAAAGCGTTCCCGCATGGAAGAGTCATCCCCATCAAAGAACACAGCCAGTACATTTCAGCAGCATTTTTCATGTGCACTAAAAGAGATTGAGAAATTTGATCGTTCATCAAAAATAACAGTGCAACAAGCGATTCCCCTGTAtcctgacattgtcagagatgttgcccgagtggtcactgctttgccaccaacccaagttagtgtagagaggttgttctctgctctcaaaataattagatcagacttgagggcatccatgaaggaggatctgacagAGGCTATACTTTTTCTGAGGACAAATGTATAGATTTCTTATTAACAGCATAACAGTGTTTATTGAAATTTACTTACAGTTTTGAAAAGTTTATAACAGTTATTTGCTATATTCTAATTGTGTTCTAATAAATATAGTGTTTGCTCTAAGTGGTCTGATTATTTATCTGATGGTGAGAAACTGAATAAGCTCCATGTTAATATTTTACAACAGTAAATTTATTGTTACGAAGTGGCCATTTAtgaaggagtcggagtcggagtcggagccggagccggagtcggaacctgataaaatccaggagtcggagtcggagtcggagtcgcaaCTGtgtcttaccgactccacagccctggttttagtttgtggcaaggaagtactcttcccgccagtagcatcCTTAATTATTtcgtccagttgttcaccaaacagccgggacccagtaaaagggagactcgcaaggaacttcttagaggaagcgtctgctttccactctcgaagccacaagatcctacggatcgcgagggagttagtggaggccaccgctgtgcggtgagaagccgccaggatggcagacatggcgtaggatgaaaaagccgaagcttgagaagttaaggcatccatctcaggtatagagttggtgagggaatgcatctccgccagagaggccgagactgccttaagagcccacactgccgcaaaagacggggagaacgagactcctgccgcctcatatacagacttggccagaaggtcaacctggcggtcagtgggatccttaagagaagtgccatcagccacagctacgactgtgcgggctgagattctggacaccggaggatctacctttggagactcggcccattccttaaccacctctggtggaaaaggaaaacggtcatcagaactacgcttgggaaaacgtttgtcaggacaggccctgggcttggtaacagtggtctgaaaactggagtggttaaaaaacatactccttgctctcttaggtgaggtaaactggtgtatctctaccagagaggcttgttcctctgactctggtgggttgaggttcagtacggagttaatggacgcaatcaagtcactaacatccgcatcaccctcagacaagtcaatggggtacatagaggtagcgtctgagcccacagtaaacgaatcctcctcgccctgcacctcggctcgtgaatcagagccgtgggacgaggaaggagaagggtccctgcgtctccgtttagggggacggggtcctagaacatgctctgagggctctgcagagctcggagcagcagaggcaccctgagaagagggctgatgcatggtcagcagtgttcgggacagctgccccatggagtcggcaaaagactgggaaatagctttggaaaaagatgctacccaagccgggggttcagccaccggggccggagcagccggagggacccctgaggaggctccaggctgagacacaaccatgttagcacaggcatcacaatgtgggtatgtgcttggctctggcagaatgagcttacatgcagtgcatatagcgtacagcttagcagtcttcttgctccgggtgacagacatgctgctgaggtggaagctctgcagtaagaatacactcgtatagaatgtcctgagagtgtataataaagcccacaaccagaggttgtggcttaccagaccgctctctgtgtgccctccggattccacagctcggacccccagtaaagcgtcagccttcctagaaagcagcaggttctgcagccagcgccgatcagtgtgataaacgctgagaaaatggcgctgggaggaggagggggggcggagattagcccaggagcgggaaaccggagggccaaggagagatgcaggggagggaaacatctcctcagagaggagtgtcctcccctctgctggatggccggtgggcggcgccactctattcccctgcatgaatgacatgcagaggaagatgaaaccgaaactaggcccaaacagaagccggggcctagattttaacatgcggccgacgagcaggcaccctcggcgcggttctcaggggaaacccccagaaccggccggaatttacagtaaagataaaaaacatactttccccctattaaaagtacccgggacccctgaaaaacgtctcaatacttagcttttgagacgcagggccagtccctgagggggggttaaacgctccttccagcaggaaccagacagggctgcggatggagaccggtctcctacaagcagagagaaccgtgatggctcccacttcaacccagagcctctcagaggatgtgaaggagcgcggcatgtgaaggctccagccttgtaaagtcaaccttaacagcaccgccgacacagtggggtgagaagggacatgccgggagtccagactggacccgcttttcttccaaatctttaaaatcaaaataaaaatgaaaaaaatcagagaatgcatgtgtgtgtgacctcctgaacacaaagcattgaactggttagattgtcatccagggggtgtatatagcccggagggaggagctacacgtttgagtgtagtactttgtgtgtcctccggaggcagaagctatacacccatggtttgggtctcccataaggaacgatgaagaaaagaaaATATCTACAatttcaaggctacaagtccatctcgtaTGATGTTAATGTTCCTTTGTCTACAGTACGCAACATATTcaggaagtttacaacccatggcactgtagctaatctcctagGACATGAACAGCAGAAAAAACTTGATGAAAGGTTACAACGAAGGATAGTCTGGGTGGTAGATAAACCGCCACAATCAAGTTCcacagaaattcaagctgtcctgcaggaacAGGGTACATCAGTGTCAACGCAAACTATCTGTCcatatttgaatgaaattaaatgctatggcaagagacccaggaggaccccactgctgttacagagacataaaaagctggACTGCAACTTGTCAAAATGTACAGGAGTAAGGCAAAATCCCTCTGGGAAAGCGTCccagagaccaagatagagcttattGGTaaaccacatcattctactgtttaccgaaaaagaatgaggcctacaaagaaaagaacatagtacCTATAGTCACATATagtagtgggggggggggagggggtcacagattttttttttttgggttgtctttcttcctctgactttgtgcaaggcatcatgaaatctgaagattaccaaagaattttgggtggcaatgtagtacccagtgtcagaaagctgggtttgtgtcctaggtcattggtcttccagcaggacaatgacctcaaacataatTCAAGAattccccagaaatggatggaaacagctctGGAGAGTTCtggagtggcagcaatgagtccggatctaaaatcCATTGAACACCTGAGGAGAGAGCTTAAAATTCCTGTTGGGAGACGTCTTCAAATatgggagacctggagca contains:
- the LOC142255029 gene encoding uncharacterized protein LOC142255029, which encodes MDACTRHRVNYFAINVRFVCDKNEIITKTLAVKDTKAHHTSEFLQVLVEKVLQDYELKKEQVLSVVTDNASNMISAIKLMNESNDGDQQLEEHSGSTDTEMFEIEEHSIVTEEQTEVASDELQHDSLDNLVETVSMRSFIHHMRCVVHTLQLAIRDSLQEGHAAALIGKVRKLATVARTPKVDSILKRRAGKGAIIDQATRWGSTYLMIQRLVELKTFLVDMANPQLTLNESQWNQVTELEKLLEHPFTVTKKLQAEDLTPGIFLKEWRNLMFRLSQRGGLIASGIATSMKRREELLLQNNILLAAVYVDPMHRILLDDQQLSKGKEALFEIAVRMKGLQNSQEEQEEFGRPATSSASSSIDEEFNIEKYLDHKDRAKRSRMEESSPSKNTAIRNIFRKFTTHGTVANLLGHEQQKKLDERLQRRIVWVVDKPPQSSSTEIQAVLQEQEMDGNSSGEFWSGSNESGSKIH